The following is a genomic window from Miscanthus floridulus cultivar M001 chromosome 14, ASM1932011v1, whole genome shotgun sequence.
AATATTGCATCAACGAATTATGGAGAGTTTTAGTTATGATTTGTTTATTGCAGCAACCTAGTTCTTATTTTCAGTTATTGTGAATTGGGGTTTTGATTTAGGATATATTTGTCGTTCAGGAATCATGTCTTGGAAGAGATCCCTTCTTCGAACGCAATTGGATGAttcatcatccgatgatgaggatTGTTTGATATTAGGGACTGCTGCAATTGTTGATACTTTTGCCAATGAAAAAAAACACGGTGGCTCTGTCCTAGGTCGTAGAATGATTTACCGTGACAGAAAAGGCGGCCATGAGAGGATGTTTCAAGATTATTTGGCAGTGAATCCAACATATGGCCCTGAATTATTCCGTCGAAGGTTGGTGTTCTTTCACTCCGGATTGACTTGTTATCTGTGTTTAAATATTACTGGagtttgtaaaatttatttttttccaGGTACAGGATGTCTAGGGAGCTTTTCCTACGCATAATGAACGCCGTTGAAGCACACGATGATTACTTTGTGCAGAAAAGGGACGCGGCAAATGTACTTGGGTTGAGTTGCTTCCAAAAAATCACTGCTGCAATGCGTATGATCACCTATGGGGTTTCCGCTGATGCCACAGATGAGTACATTCGCATTGGCGAAAGTACTGCATTTGAGAGCCTACGGAGGTTTGTTGTTGCAGTGGATGAAATCTTTGGAGAACAGTATCTCAGATATCCCACTGAGGCGGACACAACACGCTTACTTGCAATCGGTGAGCAAAAAGGTTTTCCCGGCATGTTAGGTTCTATCGATTGTATGCATTGGGCTTGGAAGAACTGTCCGTACGATAAGCAGGGTCAGTACAAGGGGCATGTGGAGCAGCCCACCatcattttggaggcagttgCTTCGAACGACCTTTGGATATGGCATGCCTTCTTTGGAATGCCCGGGTCTCATAATGACATCAATGTTCTGCATAGGTCACCTTTGTTTGATAACTTGGCAGAAGGTAGAGCTCCACAAGTTAACTATTCCATTAACGGCCATGATTACACAATGGGCTACTACCTAGCTGATGGCATATACCCCACATGGGCTACTTTAGTCAAGTCGATCAGTCTTCCTCAAGGGAACAAGAGGCAATATTTTGCCAAAGCGCAAGAAGCAGCTAGGAAAATGGTCGAAAGAGCTTTTGGGGTTCTTCAAGCTAGGTTTGCTATTGTTCGAGGTCCCGTTCACATTTGGGACAAAGATACAATATCTCAGATTATGAGAGCTTGTGTGATCATGCATAACATGATTGTGGAAGATGAAGGATTCGTGGTCGACCCTAACGAGCGTTTTGATTATGGTGGAAATAATGTTGAACCTGCTCATGGACGAGCTACTCGAACACTTGATGAATACATTGATGCGCACCGGAAGATCAGAAACAAGGAAACACATGATCAGCTGAAAGAAGACCTCATCgagcacttgtggaaccatcatccagATTTATATTAGATATTATTTCGTTTTATTTTTGCTTCATATCAGCTTGTTTTAATTAAGTGGAATAATTGGAACTAAACAAGAACTTTAACTAAAATTGATATAACCCGAACTTGAACTAAACTTAATTTTCGCGCATCCTCTCGACAATCTGCTGTTGCATCTTCGCAAGCCATTCACGCTGGATCGGATTGAGGGAGGACATGTCCGCTAACATAATTTCTTTCTCTTCCTTCATTAGCTTCGCTTTTGCTTTTTTTTCTTCGGCTTCTGCTTTTTTTTCTTCGGTTGCCACCCGTTTCTTCTCTAGCTCAAATGTCGCCTTCTCTAACTCTAATGTAGCCATGAACCTCTCCTCTTTGGCCTTCTCCTTTTGCATATCCAAGGCTTTCTTCTCCTCCATCATCTTTCCCAAAGCCTCCATGCAAGCCTCGCCACCTCCACGCCTCAAATTTTCTTTTGCCTTTTTTATTCCTTCTGACCTTTTCCTTGGTTCCGGAGACTCAGAATCAACTTGTATGACATGATCCTCACTATTGACTTCATCATCTCTCGGCCTTGACACCTTACTCGAAGGCTTCTGTTTCTTCTTGTTGGCTTGCTTCTCTTTCTCAATCTCGGCCAGTTCTATCATCTTCGCTTTCCACTTGTCTTCTCCCTTCAATATGGTGTAGCAATGTAGAAGGCCAAATGATTTGTTGTCCTTGTCCCATTCAATATACAACTTCTTTGCTTCGTTAATCTGTACAAGAAATTGTCAGTGTATATGTCATTCACAAATAGTCACAACTAAAATAAAAACACCACATGATTTTGTACCTTGTCTTCAATAGTGAACCCACTTTGATTCCTTCGTAGAATTGCTTCTTAGCATGCACAAAACTTGTTTACTTGGTACTGAATTGTCAGCCACCTATGCATGATGGAACTCTCAGTCCTCACAGCTGTACTTTTCTTGTGCTTCTCAAAAAAAGCATGAACTCTACCCCAAAAAGATGAACGAGATTGATTGGCACCAACAATGGGATCTTTGCTTACATTCAGCCAGCCTGAGCATATAATTTCATCCTTCTTCCAATGAAAATTTTTGGTCCTCTTCGTTCCCTTTGTATTCTTGATAGCTTGCACTTTGTCCTGACCTTGAGTGTCTTGAGTGAGTCCAATGCTCAACTCGTCCAAACCAGCAACGGTACCATCTCCTCCATTGAGAAGAATGTCCGACAAGAAACTTGCATCTCCTCCTTGCATCTCCATAACTCTACAAAACATacaataaaaaaattataaacaaCAGTTTTTCATGGCTTCCTGcaattaaaaaaattataaacaACAGCTTGCTGCGATAATAATAACTTGCACACTACTGTTTCATGGCAACGAATGATTGGCTACAGTTTTGTTATTTATTCATGATTCCGAACAAAATAATAAAAGGACAGTAGGCTCTACAAATTGACAAAAACAACAGCAGCTTGAACATAATGATGGATAGCAGCCTGAACAACAGCTTGCtgcaattaaaaaaaattataaacaacAGCTTGCATATTACAACTTTCATGGCAATGAATGATTGGCTACAACTATTCATCGTTCTGAACAACAGAGATATCAGATGGACAAGTACATGCACAAAAGAACACTAGTCTTTGATTACGATAGCAGATGGACAGCAGAGATACATGCACAATATGACAAATAAAGGAGCGGATCCATCTAGCAGATACATGCACAAGACGATTAGCATATACCTTCATCAATCCATCTGCAACTCTACAACTACCGGCCTTCATCAGTACTGCTACCCTACTGCTACTCAGTTGGCCAATTCCAGGAACATACCTTCACGGACGGGAGGGACGGAGGCCGCGCGGACGACGACGGACGGAGGCCGCGCGGACGGAGGACGGCTGCGCGTACAACGACAGACGGATGCCGTGCGGACGACGACGGAGGCAAGAGGACGGGGCGGCGATGACCATCGCGGCACGAGGGACTGACTCGATCTCATCGGCGAGGAGACCGAACGGCGCGGCTATTTATATGACGAGCGACGATAATTGAGACGCGCGGGAAGGAGTTTGGAATTTTCCGAGGCTGCGCGGGAGAAGGGGCGGCGCGGGCTTCCTCGCGCGATGGCAAGTCGAGGACTGCGCGCAAATTTGCGCGTGTCTCACCCCTGGATAGCAACTCCTCATAATTTGGCAAGTGTTTTAGCAAACCACTGGAGAAACAAATTTGTAGTTTTTGCCAAATAACCAAGGATAGCAAGTGCAAATGGCAAAccattggagatgctctaaacacACTGGCAGAGCTTGAGATTGATAAAGTTATTATAGTCGTTTGCGGCCATGCTACGTACCATTGAAATAACAACATAATTGAATCatggaaaaattcaaaaaatgTGAGTACCCAAAAAAAAAACCCCCGACCAGCTAAGCTACACAGTTTTGCAGCCACCGTCCCTATCCCCCAAAGTCCAACTTTTCGAGCTATTCTAAGCTATTTGAAAGTTGATATAGCACAGGAGAAACACAAGAATGAGAAGAGAGATAGACTCAAAGTAAGTTTTTAAGAGGTTAGACCTCACGTTAGATTTTCTTCAAAATTCATATGGGTTGAGTCATCTTCAAATGATTATctaaatatagccatcttctgTTCCGGATTTCTCGCTAGACAAAAATAGAGAACAAGAATAACTCTCTAAAATACGcacgagatatagaaaaactattggggaatgaaaagatatagaaaacgatttcTATGCAAATGAATCTCCAaacgatgatttagagagtgagatttataAAAACTCTTAGAGACactcttaggccttgtttagatgttaTCGTTTTCACatgaatccacatgtgttgaggtggattggagtagaaattaaactaaattccacaCCAATCCACctcaatacatgtggattgaggtggattCGATAACATCCAAATAAGGCTTTAAGTGGAAAGTGTTAACGTTAATCAACTCCGACCCGATCATAATAAACTTGTCCAAAGGGCATCGTGAAAGGGCCTATAATAATTAATTGAAAACGATATGCTTTGTGGAGCCGTACGTGATTCGCCGTCCTGCTCGCTTTAGGCTATCCGCACCGCACGCCTGCAAGCGGACCGGCAGCACGCGCGCGCGCCTGGATAGCCCGCACCGCGCGCCTATAAACGCACCTGCAGCTTACCGGCCGCACAGCGCATCGCTACCTGCGGCGTTTCGGTTGATCTGCGCTAAACACTGTAGTGAAGGAGAGAGAGAGTTTtggtgagagagagaaagagggagggaggataataaaatatggaatagtaGGTATATagtatgggatagagataacatgggtgtggaaaagataagtatagagtagagaatctcgatgactaaGATAAAATATTCCTTTTTAGAGATGAAAATAGAGGTGAACGAGTGCGGATAGCCTTAGTTTCTTCCTCGTCGCCACTGAACCAAAGTCATGATGACTCGAAAGTCCTAACGATCTTTGTTTGCTTGTGCTGCTTTTTCATACACGCGTCTCGGTCGTGCTTGCATTGCGGCCAATCGCCTTTTTTTTCCACAGGGATGTATGATGTTTATCTTGTGCATCCTTTTTAAAAGGTAGGCATAATGGATTAACCTTTTTCAATAAAAATAAAATGCAGCTTGTACATGTAAATTTGAACTTGGTGGTTAAATCCGTACTTCAGAGATTAAATTCCGGTATACGATTCATATTTTTCGTGATTTAATTGAAACAAATAATTTTAGAAAAAGGACAAGAGGAACAAATAGTATTATCACTATTGCAAAAGTTATTATATACCATAATCAATTCGTGGTTATATGAACGACTTTTATGTCGTCCAAAAGTTTGGTAGAGCTGTGTTGTTCCTAGGGGCTGCAGATCCATTCATAAACATAATCAAAGCCAGGAATCAAGTTCATTGAGGTCATTACTAGTGATTAACAATAATGatttctataggattaacaacaTTTCATAAAACTAGGCTAGCTCCGCCCCTGAACTAAACTTTTGCAGCTACTCCTATGGTTCGAAATTGTAATCCATTTTAGTAAAGTACTAAGTCAAACTTTTTCgtctttaaccaaatttatagacAAATATATTAACATCACAAATTAAAATCAATGCACTACCAATAAATGCTCCATGAAGAGTTTAATGAAAGTAATTTTCTATCGTAGATGCTGATAATTTTTTGGTTCAAATTAACGAACTTTGACTTTTTTTAAGATAAAGAATTAACGAAGTTCGACTAGGAACAGAAGTTGATGAGAGTCAAACTGGTGGGTTTAATTTGCTCCAAATAAAAGTTGGCTTATGTCCCTTATCCCTAGCTACTAGAACTGAACATTTTGTGGGTTAGGTGATGCCGAAAGAAGCAcgatgttttttatttttatttgtgtgtgtgtgtggagttGCTTCTCCGTGTCCAAGGCCTGGTCTGACGGACTCAGGCAGGATCGTGTCCATTTTTCTTAGGTCCACTAGCAGCCACAAAATCTCCAAGCATATATTGGCCTTGCGGATTAAGGTTCAATGCCGATTAGGACTCGGTTCACGGTGACATGGCCTGGCCTTACGAAAAGAGCTGCAATTTCAATACTATATTTTGAATTccttccttgtttttctttggCAGATTTCGCTAAGAATGCAGGTTGTTCTCGTTTTTAGTAATGGACATGAATTATTCTTAATCTATAGTATGTCTACACTACGAGTAACCAGCTGTAGAACATGAAATCCATCCGCATCAAGACATGTTAAAACAGACTCCCGCATAATAACACTATTGTAAATATGCGTAGAACATACTATAGTTCGTGAAAAGAGAGTGTATATGTGTACATACATACTATAGTTCGTGAAAAGAGAGTGTATATGTGTATATGCGTAGAACATaccggccccgttcggcttaccccatatccggcttgtttggcttcttttttcagctggaaccgtgtttttctctcacaatatttcagccagaacagtgtttttcagccaatttcagccaagattcagcaagccgaatggAGCCAGATCTAAAAAGTATGTATGTACAAATATTTCTGATAGAATTTTATATACATGTTACTTTTTTACAAGATGCGTAGTGTTGGTACATACTCGTTTGATAAGCATCTACACTTCTCCCTGccgtcacacacacacacacacacacacacacacacacacacacacacacatatatatatatatatatatatatatatatatatatatatatacgtgtgTATGTATGGAAATTATTTCCACCTTCCAGAAAATAGTTACTCCTATCTCTAGATTTAGGACGTACATATATAATGAATGGAGATGATCGATGAGGGCTAGGGCACATCCCACCGTGAGTACTCGTTTATATTTTCAGTGTACATATATACATGATCCGGTCTCCTTGCTGCAGCTTCAACATCAAGTTGCTGCATGCTGAGGATCATGACGACCTGTGTTTTAATTTGGTTGTGTTTTTAATTAACTTACATTGCGCATCTGTAACAAAATAAATTGAATTCAGCGAGATAGATCAGGTGATGGTAAGGAGAGATCGACTTACATTGTGCGATGAATGCAGAGGAACAGTAGTATATATAATAATCAGCTATCCCTGATCATGTTTTATTAGAATATATATACGATCTGACTGACTGACCTCACAGAGGTTAGTTTCGAATTGCTTATACATAGACACGCACAAACTTGAGTCCAGATTGAAAAAATGTAGCCTCTGCTGGCACTTCTTGATGGTAATAGCAGAGCAATGGCTGCGGACTTAGCTTGATGTATACACAAGGGCATCAGTAATTACGAATTTCGAATTGTTAATCATCAACATATGCCAAATTTCACACGCAATCCATGCAGGCAAAAGGTGGAAACAAAACTCATCTGAGCTGaggttaaaaaaagaaaaaacaaactaAATGATGTTTCACCGACTACACCTAGTTGAGCTACACAAGAACAACAACTACAGTtcagttttcaaaaaaaaaacaacaactacAGTCAGGTTATTACGAACACTCATTGCTACTCCGATCTAATAAGTATAATATAAGCTATATATGCAATTGAATTAATCAAACGTGCGGTAGCCGGTAGGAAAGGAAATAGAAATCCGTCGTTGATGGTACACTTTGACAAATCGAGGCCCAGCACAAAACGTAGGCTAGGCCTGGTTGTATGGATTACGCAGGACTAGCTTAGTGGGCTCTAAGGCCCGAAACAGTAGCAAGCCGATCCTATGAGATCAGCAGTGAGCAAGCAATGAAAATGATCTTTTCTCCGGCTTGTTGCTGTCAGAAAAAAATTCCATATGAGGTGACCTGTAGTCATTTAACTTATATCATAAGCTAAACTAAAAGGACAAAAATACACCTCTGGCCAGCAGGCTAATTTGGCTTGTCTATGAGATCATCgcgcttttcttttttttcttcttcttttttttttatatGTCCATATAAACACACATGCACGCACATCACGTCTATTAAAACTTGTTGATGAGCTTTCTTTTAGCTCGCTTGTTAACGTGTGACGTTGTATATACATATGTCGGACAGACTCAATCAAAACACGTAGGCTCTCTGCTTTTTTGTGCTACGCTCAAGTGATTTTTTGCACACTCACACATGGGGATCTTTGCCTGCTTGTGCACGCCACGCCATTGACGTCCATGTGCCGTCCAAATCTTGATCATATCCTTGTAGTGATGTATGTACACGTACTCAATATAGTGACACGAGAGAGAGCCACATGTATATGGAACAAGGAAAAAAAATGTATACTGCACTCACTGACACCTGGGCCCTTTCAACAATCCCTGCGGAGGATTGTTCATCTGTAGGGTACATCCTCCTAATTTTAGATTCTAATTGATATATAGCACACTTTATATGGATCCATATTTATTAATTTTATATAGTAATGCTAGTACGTACGTACCTACTCTCTCTGTCCCAAAATATCTGTCgctttcgcttcccgagaaataattttgataaaatatatattacaaaatattaatatttatgatacataattagtatcattggaaagatctttgaatctagttttttaataaatttatttatagaTACAAATATTGTATGTATTTTATACAAATCGAGTTAAATTTATAGCACGGAAACCGAAAACGACAATTAAtatagaacagagggagtattacATACTCCAATAGACTCTAATATAGGCTAGTGCTGCATCACGGCTGTCGGTAGGTAATAACGTTATAGAATAAGTGTCGTACTTTTTGTTTGGATTTGTTTGACTTATAAGTTATATTTTTCAGTTaaagaatagtatttttttcttatacTAAATCAATTAATGGTACTTTTAGTCATGATTTATCAGTCAAACAAGCTCAgacttatcagccaaataagGTCAAACGAACAGAACGATGTTGGTTGCTTGGTTGTCACTCCTGCTGGATGCTTCGTTATACTTAGCCTGTTCAgttggctgattcgtatcgttgctagtttgtgaagaagtactgctagctggtttgtgtgagaaaaaaatcctgttccgactgaaaatttacgatcgtttacgaccagccacagccaaacgaatagaCTAACCAATTTACAatcatttacgataagccacagccaaacgaacagactcACTActtcttttctttgttttttattATTTCCTAGGGAGAAGCAGTAAGGAGAGCCTACAGCTACACCACACACCTGGCCTTTGGCTAGCTGCCTGTCATGAACCCTTGATCAGTGCAAtataggcctggtttagattgcaagttttttcactttctctctgtcacatcaaatctttagacacatgtatagagtattaaatgtagataaaaaaataattaattacacagtttgattgtaaattacgagacgaatcttttgagcctagttagatcatgattagacaataattgtcaaatacaaacgaaagtgctacaatatcaAATACTGATTTTTAACCCCAACCTAAACAAGGTCATAGTACTCTAGTATAAATAAAGCAGCAGCACGTACAAACTAGTAGTACTAGGTAGTGCATGATACTGGCACTCAAACAGTTGTGGCAGTAGTGTTTAGTACTAGTAGTAATATGATACAGCTATTCTTGCTGGCACTAGTAATTGGTAGTGCCATTTGTGTCAGTTGGCACTTGGCAGTTTAGCTGCAAAAAATTAGCtaatctaagagcatctccaacgaTAAAACAAAACCTCACCCGTGTATGTGTGGGGAAAAGCAATGTGTGGGGAAAACGCGCGCGTAATTAACACGCAGACGTATAGTGCGTAGGTACGTACATTCGGTTCTTCAACTTGATACAAGCTTCGGCACAACGTTTATTATATTGTACTCACTCCGATCCCTCCCAAAAGGATATGGCTCTGTTtatggtttctgcggctgataactTAGCTGATTATGTTTTGTTGTGAGTGAAAAACGTTGTACTGTGATTAATAAGtcgggctgataagttcaagcgaatagggcCATAATTTTCATGATATACATGTTTGGGTTACAAATATTAATACTCTTTTCAGTGAACTTACGAGCTGTTACCAACAGTAACGCAAACGCAAACGCAAACGATTTATGGCTGCAGACCTTGCCGGCGGGAAATGCAAATGAACAAGGACAGAGATAGATGGGATACATATAGAGTattgggggtgtttggttctttcgtcgtttctaaaatttatgtcacattgaatgtttaaatactaataaggagcattaaatatagattaattacaaaaatcaattacatagatggaggctaatttccgagataaattttttaagcctaattaatctgtcattagcacatgtttactgtagcaccacattgtcaaatcatgggctaattaggcttaaaagattcgtctcgcaaattagtcaccagttatgcaattagtttcgtaattagtctatatttaatactccatgcatatcaaacattcgatgtgacaggaattttaggagatcCTATAGTAACCGAACACCCCCTATGATTGGTTGCTCGCATTAGTAGGGGTTATATATAACCTAGATAAGGCAACACGGATTGTTGTTCCGTTGGTTGCGTGCAATAGATATCCATTTTatcactacaagaacaacccaCTTCTAATCCTCCCTCCGTCCCTGAAAAAAAAATTCGTTCCGAAGCTTTTGAGACTTTTCACAAATGAGTTCGTTTTCAGCTGTCCACGGTGAAATGGGACGAGTTTGCCCCTGCTGCCAGCTGCTAGCCTCTTCGTATACTACTAGTACTCGTATGTACATACACCCGCCTGGCTTTCTAGGGCATGTCCAACGGGGGGAAATCGCTAGCTAGAAACATATTTTATTCATCGTTGAAGAGAGAGTATAAAATAGGAAAGCGCTAGCGAGGTGTCAAGCGCTTAGCTCGCACATATGTGTTACTGCTCTTCCCTCTTTTTTGCTATCCTCTCATGATACTTCAGATTTCTTTCATATTTTATTTGATCTGAGCCGTCGATCTGTAAAGGGCATTGAGGACGCCCTTAGTTTTCAAATCCCATCGCCTGCTATCCTCCATGAAGGACAACATGCCTTCCTCACGGAGCCGGAGGACCATGGAGAGCTCGCGGATAGCCGCTCGTGCGTGAGTCCATGGCGCCGGAGCCGCTCGTGCCTGACTCCATGGCGCCGGAGCTGCTCACGTCTGACTCCAAGATGGAGCTCGTGCTTGAAGGGATGGCGCCGAAGGTCGCGTCAGAGAAGACGGTGCAGGGCGTCGACCTGGACTCCATGACGCCGCAAGGCGTCGACCTCGTCTCCAGCAAATAGCCAACAACGCAACAAAAAACACGCGAGGCAGGAGTCGAACCCACGCCCACTCGCCTGGGTAGCCGGTAGGACTGACACAGATAATGGATGCCTAACACGCTATTTAATAAAGGTAAAC
Proteins encoded in this region:
- the LOC136505840 gene encoding protein ALP1-like yields the protein MSWKRSLLRTQLDDSSSDDEDCLILGTAAIVDTFANEKKHGGSVLGRRMIYRDRKGGHERMFQDYLAVNPTYGPELFRRRYRMSRELFLRIMNAVEAHDDYFVQKRDAANVLGLSCFQKITAAMRMITYGVSADATDEYIRIGESTAFESLRRFVVAVDEIFGEQYLRYPTEADTTRLLAIGEQKGFPGMLGSIDCMHWAWKNCPYDKQGQYKGHVEQPTIILEAVASNDLWIWHAFFGMPGSHNDINVLHRSPLFDNLAEGRAPQVNYSINGHDYTMGYYLADGIYPTWATLVKSISLPQGNKRQYFAKAQEAARKMVERAFGVLQARFAIVRGPVHIWDKDTISQIMRACVIMHNMIVEDEGFVVDPNERFDYGGNNVEPAHGRATRTLDEYIDAHRKIRNKETHDQLKEDLIEHLWNHHPDLY